From a single Nicotiana tomentosiformis chromosome 2, ASM39032v3, whole genome shotgun sequence genomic region:
- the LOC138904532 gene encoding uncharacterized protein has product MVEDRDHGEVIPEYITWFHDPSSLRDRLEGSNRRRNDQRAIERLKEELEHSRMTISKQQAQLQAEVAQVRLNIEKDYQSALRGMEKYLKHAKNKAARLEEELASTIVLVRRVETNKNAEMHKLQEDLSIIEEDAHQQQFDQQREQHKGGHQHADFEVERRQWMIKRSVLNHLIEESEGRKTQMGNTLNTTQIWLQNYHVNMGQAREQVLQLAEKAAYIHDDHRHLNNEKVGQ; this is encoded by the exons atggtagaagatcgagatcatggagaggtgatccctgaatatattacctggtttcatGACCCTTCGTCGCTTAGAGATAGGCTTGAAGGGTCCAACCggaggagaaatgatcaaagagctatagaaaggctaaaagaggaattggagcattCTCGGATGACCATATCCAAACAACAAGCCCAACTACAAGCCGAAGTCGCCCAGGTtcgtttaaatattgagaaagattatcagTCGGCCTTACGGGGCATGGAGAAAtatctaaagcatgctaaaaataaggcggcccgcttagaagaagaattggcaAGCACTATTGTTTTAGTCAGAAGAGTTGAGACAAATAAAAATGCTGAAATGCAtaagctgcaagaagacttgagtatcattgaagaggatgcgcaccaacaacagtttgatcagcagagagagca gcataagggaggtcatcaacatgcagattttgaggTAGAGCGGCGTCAATGGATGATTAAGAGATCTGTGCTAAACCACCTTATTGAAGAATCCGAGGGACGCAAGACTCAGATGGGTAACAccctcaacactacccagatatggttgcagaattatcacgtgaatatggggcaagccagagagcaagtacttcaattggcagagaaagcagcatatattcatgacgatcatcgtcatctaaacaatgagaaagttggtcaaTAG